The Rana temporaria chromosome 4, aRanTem1.1, whole genome shotgun sequence genome contains a region encoding:
- the LOC120935835 gene encoding protein ANTAGONIST OF LIKE HETEROCHROMATIN PROTEIN 1-like has protein sequence MCAALPMIMPTVVAATAAILLEVRRRSRRRRRYWVHPIIANRDERGQFMILYEDLRGHEDKFFNYTRMSITSFDELLGLTYHSLERQNTCFRASIQPAQRLLITLRYLATGNSFGSLHYEFKVGKSTISGIVHETCLVLWNVLKPLVFKKPTKEVWLKISDEFWERCNFPNCVGAIDGKHIRILRPFDSGSQFFNYKKYFSFVLMAVVDAKYNFIYIDVGAYGSSSDSGVFNHSTFGRMIRANSLDLPNDSSLPGTNEPALPFVFVGDEAFALGKNLLRPFSSRALSNDKRIFNYRLTRARRVVECAFGILANKWRILHTAINLSLEHAVSAVKTACALHNYVRERDGIDYEDSMMHNMEAAQWSLTRGTSSGKLIRDQFLNYFLSPAGELPWQMQAI, from the exons ATGTGTGCTGCCCTGCCCATGATCATGCCTACAGTTGTTGCTGCAACAGCAGCAATCTTGCTGGAAgttagaaggaggagtagaagaagaagaagatactgggTTCATCCTATCATTGCAAATAGGGATGAAAGAGGGCAGTTCATGATATTATATGAAGATCTCCGTGGGCATGAGGACAAGTTTTTTAATTATACACGCATGTCAATAACCAG ttttgatgaATTGTTAGGACTAACGTACCATAGTTTGGAGCGCCAGAACACATGCTTCAGAGCAAGCATCCAGCCTGCACAAAGATTATTAATCACATTAAG GTACCTAGCTACAGGAAATTCATTTGGAAGTCTCCACTATGAGTTCAAGGTTGGAAAATCAACTATATCTGGCATTGTACATGAAACATGccttgttttatggaatgtactAAAACCATTGGTCTTCAAAAAGCCTACAAAAGAAGTTTGGTTGAAGATATCAGATGAATTCTGGGAGAGATGTAATTTTCCAAACTGTGTGGGAGCCATCGATGGCAAGCACATACGCATCCTGAGGCCATTTGATAGTGGGAGtcagttttttaattataaaaaatatttttcgtttGTATTAATGGCAGTGGTAGATGCCAAATATAATTTCATTTATATTGATGTGGGTGCTTATGGTAGCAGCTCGGATTCTGGTGTATTTAATCATTCCACATTTGGGAGAATGATAAGGGCGAATAGTCTGGATTTACCTAACGATTCCTCCTTGCCCGGAACAAATGAGCCAGCCCTCCCATTTGTTTTTGTAGGGGACGAAGCGTTTGCCCTTGGTAAAAATCTGCTTCGACCATTCTCAAGTAGAGCGCTGAGCAATgataaaagaatatttaattaTCGGCTCACTAGGGCACGTCGAGTAGTAGAGTGTGCATTTGGAATTCTTGCCAATAAATGGAGAATATTGCACACCGCCATCAATCTCAGTTTGGAGCATGCTGTCTCTGCTGTCAAAACTGCGTGTGCACTGCACAACTATGTGCGAGAACGTGATGGAATTGATTATGAGGATTCCATGATGCATAACATGGAGGCGGCACAGTGGAGTTTGACTAGGGGCACTAGCAGTGGGAAATTGATTCGAGATCAATTTCTTAATTACTTTCTATCGCCAGCTGGCGAGTTACCTTGGCAGATGCAggcaatttaa